AGCCCATGCGATCGCTGCCACCGCTCAATGCTTTACAGACTTTTGAGGTGACGGCTCGACATCTAAGTTTTCAGCAAGCGGCTGAAGAATTGGATGTCACGCCAACTGCCATCAGCCATCAAATAAAAATCCTGGAAGATTACCTGGGAGTTTCTTTGTTTCGCCGCCGCCCTCGTCCTTTGACTCTGACGGAAGCAGGAAACCTCCTGTATCCAGCAGTACGCGATAGTTTGGATAGAATAGCCGCTGCGATCGCTCAATTGCAGCAAACTCCAGAATCGACGACGTTAACGGTGAGCGTGACGACAGTATTTGCAGCCAAGTGGCTGGTTCCACGGCTATCTCATTTTCAGCGAACACATCCAGACATTGATCTGCGCCTGCAAACCTCGAATGATGTCGTAGACCTGGGGAAGCAGACCGTTGATTTAGCCATTCGCTATGGGAGAGGCAATTATCCCGGTTTGGCAGTTTGCAAACTGATGTCAGATGTGTTCATGCCGGTCTGTAGCCCACGGTTGCTGAAAGGGAAACACTCGATCCAGAAGCCGGCAGATTTAGTGCACCATCCACTTCTGCATTTTGAGTGGATTCATTTTGACACAGACGCTCCAGATTGGAAAAACTGGTTTAAAGCTGCTGGACTAGAAACGATTGTTCCAGATGACGGACTGACCTTTAACGAAGAAAGTTTAGCCATTCAAGCCGCGATCGCTGGTCAAGGTGTGGCATTATGCAGCAGCATTCATGTTGCAGATGATGTGGCATTAGGCTTTCTAGTACAACCGCTTGATGTGTCCCTTACTGGATT
This genomic stretch from Oscillatoria sp. FACHB-1407 harbors:
- the gcvA gene encoding transcriptional regulator GcvA, which gives rise to MRSLPPLNALQTFEVTARHLSFQQAAEELDVTPTAISHQIKILEDYLGVSLFRRRPRPLTLTEAGNLLYPAVRDSLDRIAAAIAQLQQTPESTTLTVSVTTVFAAKWLVPRLSHFQRTHPDIDLRLQTSNDVVDLGKQTVDLAIRYGRGNYPGLAVCKLMSDVFMPVCSPRLLKGKHSIQKPADLVHHPLLHFEWIHFDTDAPDWKNWFKAAGLETIVPDDGLTFNEESLAIQAAIAGQGVALCSSIHVADDVALGFLVQPLDVSLTGFNYSAVYLENHPKKALILKFVDWLVEMVADELSPTKAKTG